One window of the Streptomyces sp. TS71-3 genome contains the following:
- a CDS encoding putative leader peptide — protein sequence MVPQDVSDKTPGVALPCSLRASCARCPEGPGGIPGEMLVARLHVDLCRMASAICCG from the coding sequence ATGGTTCCTCAAGACGTGAGCGACAAGACGCCGGGGGTGGCGCTTCCGTGTTCGTTGAGGGCCTCCTGCGCCCGTTGCCCCGAGGGCCCCGGTGGCATCCCAGGGGAGATGCTCGTGGCGCGGCTGCACGTCGACCTCTGCCGGATGGCCAGCGCGATCTGTTGCGGCTGA
- the rph gene encoding ribonuclease PH, whose translation MSRIDGRTSDALRTVTIERGWSKHAEGSVLVSFGDTKVLCTASVTEGVPRWRKGSGEGWVTAEYAMLPRATNTRGDRESVRGRIGGRTHEISRLIGRSLRAVVDYKALGENTVVLDCDVLQADGGTRTAAITGSYVALADAIDWAQRKKLVKAGRNPLTGTVAAVSVGIVGGVPMLDLCYEEDVRAETDMNVVCTGDGRFVEVQGTAEAEPFARDELNALLDLAVTGCTELAAAQRAALE comes from the coding sequence ATGTCACGTATCGACGGCCGCACCTCAGACGCCCTCCGCACGGTCACCATCGAGAGGGGCTGGAGCAAACACGCCGAAGGATCCGTCCTCGTCTCCTTCGGCGACACCAAGGTCCTGTGCACCGCCTCCGTCACGGAAGGCGTGCCGCGCTGGCGCAAGGGCTCCGGCGAGGGCTGGGTCACGGCCGAGTACGCGATGCTGCCCCGCGCCACCAACACCCGCGGGGACCGCGAGTCCGTCCGCGGCCGGATCGGCGGCCGCACGCACGAGATCTCCCGCCTGATCGGCCGGTCCCTGCGCGCCGTCGTCGACTACAAGGCGCTCGGCGAGAACACCGTCGTCCTGGACTGCGACGTCCTCCAGGCCGACGGCGGCACCCGCACCGCCGCCATCACCGGCTCCTACGTGGCGCTTGCCGACGCGATCGACTGGGCGCAGCGCAAGAAGCTGGTGAAGGCCGGGCGCAACCCGCTGACCGGCACCGTCGCCGCGGTCTCCGTCGGGATCGTCGGCGGCGTGCCGATGCTGGACCTCTGCTACGAGGAGGACGTCCGCGCCGAGACCGACATGAACGTCGTCTGCACCGGCGACGGGCGCTTCGTGGAGGTCCAGGGCACCGCGGAGGCCGAGCCGTTCGCGCGCGACGAGCTGAACGCCCTGCTCGACCTGGCCGTCACGGGCTGCACCGAGCTGGCGGCGGCGCAGCGGGCCGCGCTGGAGTGA
- a CDS encoding DUF3618 domain-containing protein, whose translation MSEAADTRTPAQIEADIRHRRERLAEALDEIGVRVHPKTIAADARAKVVEGVDRSLGRAYVRANRLATEVRRQFVDDDGRPRPERIVPAALVVVGLVGLLVAGSRRRGR comes from the coding sequence GTGTCGGAAGCGGCGGATACCAGGACCCCTGCGCAGATCGAGGCGGACATCAGGCACCGCAGGGAGCGGCTGGCCGAGGCGCTCGACGAGATCGGTGTCCGGGTGCATCCGAAGACGATCGCCGCGGACGCGAGGGCCAAGGTCGTCGAGGGCGTGGACCGCTCCCTGGGACGCGCGTACGTGCGCGCGAACCGGCTGGCCACCGAGGTGCGCAGGCAGTTCGTCGACGACGACGGGCGGCCGCGCCCCGAGCGGATCGTGCCGGCGGCGCTGGTGGTCGTCGGGCTGGTCGGGCTGCTGGTGGCCGGGTCCCGGCGGCGCGGGCGCTGA
- a CDS encoding MoaD/ThiS family protein, with translation MAIEVRIPTILRQYTDGEKAVEGSGTTLAELFADLESRHTGIQARLIDADNGDKLRRFVNVYLNDEDVRFLDGVDTKVSDGDSITILPAVAGGRA, from the coding sequence ATGGCCATCGAGGTCCGCATCCCGACCATCCTCCGCCAGTACACCGACGGCGAGAAGGCCGTAGAGGGCTCGGGGACGACCCTCGCCGAGCTCTTCGCCGACCTGGAGTCCCGGCACACCGGCATCCAGGCCCGACTGATCGACGCGGACAACGGCGACAAGCTCCGCCGCTTCGTCAACGTCTACCTGAACGACGAGGACGTCCGCTTCCTGGACGGCGTGGACACCAAGGTGTCGGACGGCGACAGCATCACGATCCTGCCGGCCGTGGCCGGCGGCCGGGCCTGA
- a CDS encoding PLP-dependent cysteine synthase family protein, which produces MRYDSPLAAVGNTPLVRLPRLSPSEDVRIWAKLEDRNPTGSIKDRPALHMVEQAEKDGRLTPGCTILEPTSGNTGISLAMAARLKGYRIVCVMPENTSQERRDLLAMWGAEIISSPAAGGSNTAVRVAKELAAEHPDWIMLYQYGNPDNAGAHYATTGPEILADLPSVTHFVAGLGTTGTLMGAGRYLREQKPDIQIVAAEPRYDDLVYGLRNLDEGFVPELYDASVLTTRFSVGSADAVTRTRELLQEEGIFAGVSTGAALHAAIGVGRKVLRAQGAADIVFVVADGGWKYLSTGVYTAATTEEAIETLHGQLWA; this is translated from the coding sequence ATGCGCTACGACTCCCCCCTCGCCGCGGTCGGCAACACCCCGCTGGTGCGCCTGCCGCGGCTGTCGCCCTCCGAGGACGTACGGATCTGGGCGAAACTGGAGGACCGCAACCCGACGGGCTCCATCAAGGACCGCCCGGCCCTGCACATGGTGGAGCAGGCCGAGAAGGACGGCCGGCTCACCCCCGGCTGCACGATCCTGGAGCCCACCTCCGGCAACACCGGCATCTCACTGGCCATGGCCGCCCGGCTCAAGGGCTACCGGATCGTGTGCGTGATGCCGGAGAACACCTCGCAGGAGCGCCGCGACCTGCTCGCCATGTGGGGGGCGGAGATCATCTCCAGTCCGGCGGCGGGCGGCTCCAACACCGCCGTCCGCGTCGCCAAGGAGCTCGCCGCCGAGCACCCCGACTGGATCATGCTCTACCAGTACGGCAACCCGGACAACGCCGGAGCCCACTACGCCACCACCGGCCCCGAGATCCTGGCCGACCTGCCCTCGGTCACCCACTTCGTCGCGGGCCTCGGCACCACCGGCACGCTGATGGGCGCGGGCCGCTACCTGCGCGAGCAGAAGCCGGACATCCAGATCGTCGCCGCGGAGCCGCGCTACGACGACCTGGTCTACGGCCTGCGGAACCTGGACGAGGGCTTCGTCCCCGAGCTCTACGACGCGTCCGTGCTCACCACCCGCTTCTCGGTGGGCAGCGCCGACGCGGTGACGCGTACGCGTGAACTCCTCCAGGAGGAGGGGATCTTCGCCGGTGTGTCCACCGGCGCGGCGCTGCACGCGGCGATCGGGGTCGGCCGCAAGGTCCTGCGGGCGCAGGGGGCCGCCGACATCGTCTTCGTCGTCGCCGACGGTGGCTGGAAGTACCTGTCGACGGGTGTGTACACCGCGGCCACCACGGAAGAGGCGATCGAGACCCTCCACGGCCAGCTCTGGGCGTAG
- a CDS encoding MFS transporter, whose protein sequence is MAVGGHDHEADPAAIRRHPALFRAVRRRRNPPLRRTDITVTDEAAVRRAVKAAALGNAMEWFDFGIYSYLAVTIGHVFFPSGNDTVQLLSSFATFAVSFLVRPIGGMVFGPMGDKIGRKRVLALTMIMMAIGTFAIGLVPSYASIGFWSPTLLIFFRLVQGFSTGGEYGGASTFIAEYAPDKRRGWYGSFLEFGTLSGYVGASGLVVILSALLSQGQIDSWAWRIPFLVAGPLGLVGLYLRLRLDETPAFQNLEERSTHTVADAANKVETTTKSELADIFRTQWRTLILCICLVGAYNIAVYLLLTYMPTYLTDELHYGTVDGLVALLCVMVVMILVINQVGRLSDRFGRKPLLMAGMLGFLVLSAPSLLLIRLGGPVAVPAGLLLLGLSLVCLQGTMSAALPALFPTQVRYGSLSIGYNLSVSLFGGTTPLVVTALISWAGTNMMPAYFAMAAALVGVVSVAIMKETAQQPLDGSPPAVGTPEEAAEMVESQAHEPKF, encoded by the coding sequence ATGGCGGTCGGCGGGCATGACCACGAGGCAGATCCTGCGGCGATCAGGCGACACCCGGCTCTCTTCCGTGCCGTGAGACGCCGCAGGAACCCTCCACTGCGGCGTACGGACATCACCGTCACGGACGAGGCGGCGGTGCGCAGGGCGGTGAAGGCCGCCGCGCTCGGTAACGCCATGGAGTGGTTCGACTTCGGGATCTACAGCTATCTCGCGGTCACCATCGGCCATGTCTTCTTCCCGTCGGGGAACGACACCGTCCAGTTGCTGTCGTCCTTCGCCACCTTCGCGGTCTCCTTCCTGGTGCGGCCGATCGGCGGCATGGTCTTCGGCCCGATGGGTGACAAGATCGGCCGCAAGAGGGTGCTCGCCCTCACGATGATCATGATGGCGATCGGCACCTTCGCGATCGGCCTCGTCCCGTCCTACGCCTCGATCGGCTTCTGGTCGCCGACCCTGCTGATCTTCTTCCGGCTGGTGCAGGGCTTCTCGACGGGCGGCGAGTACGGCGGGGCGTCCACGTTCATCGCCGAGTACGCGCCCGACAAGCGGCGCGGCTGGTACGGCAGCTTCCTGGAGTTCGGCACGCTCTCCGGGTACGTCGGCGCCTCCGGGCTCGTCGTCATCCTGAGCGCGCTCCTCTCCCAGGGCCAGATCGACTCCTGGGCGTGGCGGATCCCGTTCCTCGTCGCGGGGCCGCTCGGCCTGGTCGGCCTCTACCTGCGGCTGCGGCTCGACGAGACGCCCGCCTTCCAGAACCTGGAGGAGCGCTCCACCCACACCGTCGCCGACGCGGCGAACAAGGTCGAGACCACCACGAAGAGCGAGCTGGCGGACATCTTCCGCACCCAGTGGCGCACGCTGATCCTCTGCATCTGCCTGGTGGGCGCGTACAACATCGCCGTCTACCTGCTGCTGACGTACATGCCGACGTACCTGACCGACGAGTTGCACTACGGCACCGTCGACGGCCTGGTGGCGCTGCTGTGCGTCATGGTCGTGATGATCCTGGTCATCAACCAGGTCGGCAGGCTGTCCGACCGGTTCGGCAGGAAGCCGCTGCTGATGGCCGGGATGCTGGGCTTCCTGGTGCTCTCGGCGCCGTCGCTGCTGCTGATCAGGCTGGGCGGCCCGGTGGCGGTACCGGCCGGGCTCCTGCTGCTCGGGCTCTCCCTGGTCTGCCTCCAGGGCACCATGTCGGCGGCGCTGCCCGCGCTCTTCCCGACCCAGGTGCGGTACGGCTCGCTGTCGATCGGCTACAACCTGTCGGTGTCCCTCTTCGGCGGTACGACACCGCTGGTGGTCACGGCGCTGATCAGCTGGGCGGGCACCAACATGATGCCCGCGTACTTCGCCATGGCGGCGGCGCTGGTCGGCGTGGTCTCGGTGGCCATCATGAAGGAGACGGCGCAGCAGCCGCTGGACGGCTCGCCCCCGGCCGTGGGGACGCCGGAGGAGGCGGCGGAGATGGTCGAGTCGCAGGCGCACGAGCCCAAGTTCTGA
- the rdgB gene encoding RdgB/HAM1 family non-canonical purine NTP pyrophosphatase, which produces MTRLILATRNAAKVIELRAILAHAGLTHELLGADAYPELPDVKETGVTFAENALLKAHAMARATGLPAVADDSGLCVDVLGGAPGILSARWAGRHGDDQANLELLLAQLADIDEAHRGAHFACAAALALPDGRERVVEGQLRGTLRYEAVGDGGFGYDPILQPEGNSRTCAQLTPAEKNAISHRGKAFRALVPAVEELVA; this is translated from the coding sequence ATGACGCGTCTGATTCTCGCCACCCGCAACGCCGCCAAGGTCATCGAGCTCCGGGCGATCCTCGCCCACGCGGGGCTCACCCACGAGCTGCTCGGCGCGGATGCGTATCCGGAGCTGCCCGACGTCAAGGAGACCGGCGTCACGTTCGCCGAGAACGCGCTCCTCAAGGCGCACGCCATGGCCCGCGCGACGGGGCTGCCCGCGGTCGCGGACGACTCCGGGCTCTGCGTGGACGTACTGGGCGGGGCACCCGGGATCCTCTCCGCGCGCTGGGCCGGGCGGCACGGCGACGACCAGGCCAATCTGGAACTGCTGCTGGCCCAGCTCGCCGACATCGACGAGGCACATCGCGGCGCGCACTTCGCGTGCGCGGCGGCGCTGGCGCTGCCGGACGGGCGCGAGCGGGTCGTCGAGGGGCAGCTGAGGGGGACGCTGCGTTACGAGGCCGTGGGCGACGGCGGGTTCGGCTACGACCCGATCCTCCAGCCGGAGGGAAACTCCCGGACCTGCGCGCAGCTGACCCCCGCGGAGAAGAACGCGATCAGCCACCGGGGGAAGGCCTTCCGGGCGCTGGTGCCCGCGGTGGAGGAGCTGGTCGCCTGA
- a CDS encoding Mov34/MPN/PAD-1 family protein has protein sequence MLTITQALHDQIVAHARKDHPDEACGAIAGPEGTDRPERFIPMLNAARSPTFYEFDSGDLLKLYKGMAERDEEPVVFYHSHTATEAYPSRTDISYANEPGAHYVLVSTADTDGLGDFQFRSFRIENGEVTEEEVHVVDEYPN, from the coding sequence ATGCTGACCATCACCCAGGCCCTCCACGACCAGATCGTGGCGCACGCCCGCAAGGACCACCCGGACGAGGCGTGCGGCGCGATCGCGGGCCCGGAGGGCACGGACCGGCCCGAGCGGTTCATCCCGATGCTGAACGCCGCGCGGTCGCCCACGTTCTACGAGTTCGACTCGGGCGACCTGCTGAAGCTGTACAAGGGCATGGCGGAGCGCGACGAGGAGCCGGTGGTCTTCTACCACTCGCACACGGCCACCGAGGCGTACCCGTCACGCACGGACATCTCCTACGCGAACGAGCCCGGCGCCCACTACGTCCTCGTCTCCACCGCCGACACGGACGGCCTCGGCGATTTCCAGTTCCGCTCGTTCCGCATCGAGAACGGCGAGGTCACCGAGGAGGAAGTCCACGTAGTGGACGAATACCCGAACTAG
- a CDS encoding PTS transporter subunit EIIC, translated as MTTATAAAAPAKKRGSGLFQGLQKIGRSLQLPIAVLPAAGIMVRLGQDDIFGKDGLGWDRVASVFSNAGSALTGALPMLFCIGVAIGFAKKSDGSTALAALVGFLVYKQVLQAFPVTEAVVKSGPDVPATYNDPGVLGGIIMGLLAAVLWQRFHRTKLVDWLGFFNGRRLVPIIMAFVGIVMGVFFGLIWEPIGNGISSFGEWLTGLGPAGAALFGAVNRGLIPIGMHQFVNTVAWFQLGDFTNSAGQVVHGDITRFLAGDPSAGMFQSGFFPIMMFGLPAAALAIAHCARPERRKVVMGMMVSLALTSFVTGVTEPIEFSFMFIAPVLYVLHALLTAFSMALTWGLGVHAGFNFSAGFIDYVLNWHLATKPWLIIPIGLVMGVVYYVVFRFAIIRFNLPTPGREPEEEDLTQA; from the coding sequence ATGACCACCGCCACCGCCGCGGCGGCACCCGCGAAGAAGCGGGGTTCGGGCCTGTTCCAGGGCCTCCAGAAGATCGGCCGCAGCCTCCAGCTCCCGATCGCCGTGCTGCCGGCGGCGGGCATCATGGTCCGCCTCGGGCAGGACGACATCTTCGGCAAGGACGGCCTCGGCTGGGACCGCGTCGCCTCGGTCTTCAGCAACGCGGGCAGCGCCCTGACCGGGGCCCTGCCGATGCTGTTCTGCATCGGCGTGGCGATCGGCTTCGCGAAGAAGTCGGACGGCTCGACCGCGCTGGCCGCGCTCGTCGGCTTCCTCGTCTACAAGCAGGTGCTCCAGGCGTTCCCCGTGACCGAGGCCGTGGTCAAGAGCGGCCCGGACGTGCCGGCCACCTACAACGACCCGGGCGTGCTCGGCGGCATCATCATGGGCCTGCTCGCCGCGGTGCTCTGGCAGCGGTTCCACCGCACCAAGCTGGTGGACTGGCTGGGCTTCTTCAACGGCCGCCGGCTCGTGCCGATCATCATGGCGTTCGTCGGCATCGTGATGGGCGTCTTCTTCGGCCTGATCTGGGAGCCCATCGGCAACGGCATCTCCAGCTTCGGCGAGTGGCTGACGGGGCTCGGCCCGGCCGGCGCGGCGCTGTTCGGCGCGGTGAACCGCGGGCTGATCCCGATCGGCATGCACCAGTTCGTCAACACGGTGGCCTGGTTCCAGCTCGGCGACTTCACCAACTCCGCGGGCCAGGTCGTGCACGGCGACATCACCCGGTTCCTCGCGGGCGACCCCTCGGCCGGCATGTTCCAGTCGGGCTTCTTCCCCATCATGATGTTCGGCCTGCCGGCCGCCGCGCTCGCCATCGCGCACTGCGCACGGCCCGAGCGGCGCAAGGTCGTCATGGGCATGATGGTCTCGCTGGCGCTGACCTCGTTCGTGACCGGTGTCACCGAGCCGATCGAGTTCTCGTTCATGTTCATCGCGCCGGTGCTGTACGTGCTGCACGCCCTGCTGACCGCCTTCTCCATGGCGCTGACCTGGGGTCTCGGCGTGCACGCCGGGTTCAACTTCTCGGCCGGCTTCATCGACTACGTACTCAACTGGCACCTGGCGACGAAGCCGTGGCTGATCATTCCGATCGGTCTCGTGATGGGGGTCGTCTACTACGTGGTCTTCCGGTTCGCGATCATCAGGTTCAACCTGCCGACGCCGGGACGCGAGCCGGAGGAGGAGGACCTCACTCAGGCGTGA
- a CDS encoding DUF2382 domain-containing protein, with product MITREQIPSVLDHAVYDTQGNKIGDAKHIFLDDVSGRPEWASVKTGMFGGRESFVPIRDAALVEDHLEVPFDKAKVKEAPTVAIDSGGHLSAEEEHRLYEYYEVEWDTAWQTTEQPAAGRTGTGESGAAERSGPAFAESGAEETAEMPAEGEASGMTGEGAGTSREGMPAEGGAGVGAMPPPAGTEGAMPAASGQPAPERGGDFTEAMTRSEEHLHLTTERQAVGRARLRKYVITEEEEQRIPLTHEEVRIEREPITEENRDAALAGPDISEGQHEVVLHADRVVIETETVPVERVRLGVEEKTEQETVRGEVRKERIDVETPEEGPSS from the coding sequence GTGATCACACGAGAGCAGATACCGAGCGTGCTGGACCACGCCGTGTACGACACGCAGGGGAACAAGATCGGCGACGCCAAGCACATCTTCCTCGACGACGTCAGCGGCCGCCCCGAATGGGCCAGCGTGAAGACCGGCATGTTCGGCGGCCGTGAGTCCTTCGTCCCGATCCGGGACGCCGCGCTGGTCGAGGACCACCTGGAGGTCCCGTTCGACAAGGCGAAGGTCAAGGAGGCCCCCACCGTCGCCATCGACTCCGGCGGGCACCTGTCCGCCGAGGAGGAGCACCGGCTGTACGAGTACTACGAGGTGGAGTGGGACACCGCCTGGCAGACCACCGAGCAGCCGGCCGCGGGCCGCACCGGCACCGGTGAGAGCGGCGCGGCGGAGCGCTCCGGGCCGGCCTTCGCGGAGTCGGGCGCCGAGGAGACCGCCGAGATGCCCGCCGAGGGCGAGGCGTCCGGGATGACCGGTGAGGGCGCGGGGACCTCCCGCGAGGGGATGCCCGCCGAGGGCGGCGCTGGTGTGGGCGCCATGCCCCCGCCCGCCGGGACCGAGGGCGCCATGCCCGCGGCGTCCGGGCAGCCTGCGCCGGAGCGGGGCGGTGACTTCACGGAGGCCATGACCCGTTCCGAGGAGCACCTGCACCTCACCACCGAGCGGCAGGCCGTGGGCCGGGCGCGGCTGCGCAAGTACGTGATCACCGAGGAGGAGGAGCAGCGGATCCCGCTGACCCACGAGGAGGTCAGGATCGAGCGCGAGCCGATCACCGAGGAGAACCGGGACGCGGCGCTGGCCGGGCCGGACATCTCCGAGGGGCAGCACGAGGTGGTGCTGCACGCCGATCGCGTGGTGATCGAGACGGAGACCGTGCCGGTGGAGCGGGTTCGGTTGGGGGTCGAGGAGAAGACGGAGCAGGAGACCGTGCGGGGGGAGGTCCGCAAGGAGCGGATCGACGTGGAGACGCCCGAGGAGGGCCCCTCCTCGTGA
- a CDS encoding co-chaperone GroES, whose amino-acid sequence MDRTPDHPDKLPIRMLHDRVLVRQDTSEGERRSGGGILIPATAAVGRRLAWAEVVAVGQNVRTVEPGDRVLYDPEDPAEVEVRGISYVLMRERDLHAVAADRFEGSQDSTGLYL is encoded by the coding sequence ATGGACCGTACCCCTGACCACCCGGACAAGCTGCCCATCCGGATGCTGCACGACCGTGTGCTGGTCCGGCAGGACACCAGCGAGGGCGAGCGGCGCTCCGGCGGCGGCATCCTGATCCCCGCGACCGCAGCGGTCGGCCGGCGGCTGGCGTGGGCCGAGGTGGTCGCCGTGGGGCAGAACGTGCGGACGGTGGAGCCCGGGGACCGCGTTCTGTACGACCCGGAGGACCCTGCCGAGGTGGAGGTCCGCGGTATCTCCTACGTCCTGATGCGCGAACGAGACCTCCACGCGGTGGCGGCGGACCGCTTCGAGGGGTCGCAGGACTCTACGGGGCTGTACCTGTAG
- a CDS encoding glucose PTS transporter subunit EIIB: MPSKAEKIVAALGGIENIEEIEGCITRLRTEVVDPAKVDEAALKAAGAHGVVAMGFAIQVVVGTDADPIASEIEDMM, encoded by the coding sequence ATGCCCAGCAAGGCCGAGAAGATCGTCGCCGCACTCGGCGGTATCGAGAACATCGAGGAGATCGAGGGCTGCATCACCCGCCTGCGCACCGAGGTGGTCGATCCGGCGAAGGTCGACGAGGCCGCGCTCAAGGCCGCGGGCGCGCACGGAGTCGTCGCGATGGGCTTCGCCATCCAGGTGGTCGTCGGCACGGACGCGGACCCGATCGCCTCGGAGATCGAGGACATGATGTGA
- the bcp gene encoding thioredoxin-dependent thiol peroxidase, producing the protein MSERLQPGDTAPAFTLSDADGAEVSLADRRGRKVIVYFYPAAMTPGCTKEACDFTDNLALLADAGYDVLGISPDKPEKLAKFREKEQLKVTLLADPDKSVLQRYGAYGEKNSYGKTVTGVIRSTVFVDEEGKVERALYNVRATGHVAKLIKDLGL; encoded by the coding sequence ATGAGCGAGCGCCTCCAGCCGGGCGACACCGCACCCGCCTTCACCCTCTCCGACGCCGACGGCGCCGAGGTCTCCCTCGCCGACCGCCGGGGCCGCAAGGTCATCGTGTACTTCTACCCGGCCGCCATGACCCCCGGCTGCACCAAGGAGGCCTGCGACTTCACCGACAACCTCGCGCTGCTCGCGGACGCCGGCTACGACGTGCTCGGCATCTCCCCGGACAAGCCGGAGAAGCTGGCCAAGTTCCGGGAGAAGGAGCAGCTGAAGGTCACCCTGCTGGCGGACCCGGACAAGTCCGTCCTCCAGCGGTACGGGGCCTACGGCGAGAAGAACTCCTACGGCAAGACGGTCACGGGCGTGATCCGCTCCACCGTCTTCGTCGACGAGGAGGGCAAGGTCGAGCGGGCCCTGTACAACGTCAGGGCCACCGGGCACGTCGCGAAGCTCATCAAGGACCTCGGCCTCTGA
- a CDS encoding MBL fold metallo-hydrolase translates to MKLTVVGCSGSFPSVDSACSSYLVEADGFRLLLDMGNGALGELQRHVGLYDLDAVFLSHLHADHCIDMCAYFVARYYRHDGGRCAPIPVYGPEGTEQRLTTAYADTPSASSMSEVFDFHTIKPGTFDIGPFTVRTEKVRHPVEAYGIRLEHDGRSLTYSGDTGPAEELTELAADTDLFLCEAAFTAGKENVPDLHLNGREAGEAARLARARRLVLTHIPPWTDPRGNLADARAEYDGPAELAAPGAEYWL, encoded by the coding sequence ATGAAGCTCACCGTCGTCGGCTGCTCGGGTTCGTTCCCGTCCGTGGACTCGGCCTGCTCGAGCTACCTCGTGGAGGCCGACGGCTTCCGGCTGCTCCTCGACATGGGCAACGGTGCCCTGGGCGAGTTGCAGCGCCACGTCGGCCTCTACGACCTCGACGCCGTCTTCCTCAGCCATCTGCACGCCGACCACTGCATCGACATGTGCGCCTACTTCGTCGCCCGGTACTACCGGCACGACGGCGGGCGCTGCGCGCCGATCCCCGTCTACGGGCCCGAGGGCACCGAGCAGCGGCTGACCACGGCCTACGCGGACACGCCGTCCGCGTCCTCGATGAGCGAGGTCTTCGACTTCCACACGATCAAGCCCGGCACCTTCGACATCGGCCCCTTCACCGTCCGCACGGAGAAGGTGCGCCACCCCGTGGAGGCGTACGGCATCCGGCTGGAGCACGACGGCCGTTCCCTCACCTACTCGGGGGACACCGGGCCGGCCGAGGAGCTGACGGAACTCGCCGCGGACACGGACCTCTTCCTGTGCGAGGCGGCGTTCACGGCCGGCAAGGAGAACGTCCCCGACCTGCACCTCAACGGCCGCGAGGCGGGCGAGGCCGCGCGGCTCGCCCGCGCCCGGCGGCTGGTCCTCACGCACATTCCCCCGTGGACGGATCCCCGGGGGAACCTCGCGGACGCGCGAGCGGAGTACGACGGCCCGGCGGAGCTGGCGGCGCCGGGCGCCGAGTACTGGCTCTGA